In one window of Candidatus Sulfuricurvum sp. RIFRC-1 DNA:
- a CDS encoding inorganic phosphate transporter produces MFSRDNLFFGGIFVIMTAVFMVWGFNYLENNHTLFILATLFGIFMAFNIGGNDVANSFGTSVGAKTLTVKQALMIAAIFELGGAMLAGAEVTNTIRKGIVDISVMDFDPMLLVFVMMGSLLSAGTWLLYATFKGYPVSTTHAIIGGILGGSIALGYVTMEVGESVFGLVHWDQVTKIAISWVVSPILGGIASYGIYWYLKKNILDYNDNVQAHIDDIKGQISALNASHNEATATPEEKARYEEQVHELNRLKKKQNAFYALRTHAPIVAAFGTAMIAGMLLFKGLKNANLGLNDAQIYMLLAVLSTLMYGVVYAIIKVMHKDTPHKATMRVFSMLQVLTASSFAFSHGANDIANAIGPFAAIIDILATGQINAESPVPFIAMATFGVALVAGLWFIGKEVIDTVGSRITEIFPVTGFAAELGATLVILFATVLGIPVSSTHILVGAVIGIGMLNRDANWKLMKPIAMAWVITLPVAGILAALFFFILKVVFGY; encoded by the coding sequence ATGTTCTCTCGTGACAACCTCTTTTTCGGCGGTATTTTTGTCATTATGACCGCTGTTTTTATGGTTTGGGGATTTAATTATCTCGAAAACAACCATACCCTTTTCATCCTTGCTACCCTTTTTGGGATTTTTATGGCATTTAACATTGGCGGAAATGACGTTGCCAACTCGTTTGGTACCAGCGTCGGGGCTAAAACGCTCACCGTCAAACAAGCGTTGATGATTGCAGCCATCTTCGAACTCGGCGGAGCAATGCTCGCCGGTGCCGAAGTTACCAATACGATCCGAAAAGGGATCGTGGATATCTCAGTAATGGATTTCGATCCGATGCTACTCGTTTTTGTCATGATGGGTTCACTCCTCTCAGCGGGAACATGGCTTCTTTACGCAACGTTTAAAGGCTATCCGGTCTCTACAACTCATGCAATTATCGGAGGGATTCTAGGGGGCTCTATCGCTCTTGGATACGTGACGATGGAAGTGGGAGAATCGGTTTTCGGTCTCGTTCACTGGGATCAAGTCACCAAAATTGCTATCAGCTGGGTCGTTTCTCCGATTCTTGGAGGGATAGCTTCGTACGGGATCTATTGGTATCTGAAAAAAAATATCCTTGATTACAATGATAATGTTCAAGCTCATATCGATGATATTAAAGGACAAATTAGCGCATTGAATGCCTCTCACAATGAAGCAACCGCTACTCCGGAAGAGAAAGCGCGTTATGAAGAACAGGTGCATGAGCTGAATCGTCTTAAGAAAAAACAAAACGCATTTTATGCCCTTCGTACCCATGCTCCGATTGTTGCCGCATTCGGTACGGCGATGATTGCGGGAATGCTTCTCTTTAAAGGACTCAAAAATGCCAATTTGGGTCTCAATGATGCCCAAATCTATATGTTATTGGCAGTTCTTTCAACTCTCATGTACGGTGTTGTTTATGCTATCATCAAAGTAATGCACAAAGACACACCGCACAAAGCGACCATGCGTGTTTTCAGCATGCTCCAAGTTCTCACCGCATCCTCGTTTGCCTTCAGTCACGGGGCAAATGATATCGCAAATGCAATCGGGCCGTTTGCCGCAATCATCGATATATTAGCCACAGGTCAAATTAATGCCGAATCACCGGTCCCTTTTATTGCCATGGCAACCTTCGGTGTTGCATTAGTAGCAGGACTCTGGTTTATCGGTAAAGAGGTTATCGACACCGTCGGAAGCCGAATTACCGAAATCTTTCCGGTCACCGGCTTTGCCGCAGAGCTAGGAGCAACGTTGGTTATCTTATTTGCAACCGTTTTAGGAATTCCAGTCTCTTCAACCCATATTCTCGTTGGAGCGGTCATCGGTATCGGTATGCTCAATCGTGATGCTAACTGGAAATTAATGAAACCGATCGCAATGGCGTGGGTTATTACACTCCCTGTTGCCGGTATTTTAGCTGCACTCTTTTTCTTTATCCTCAAAGTGGTATTTGGCTACTAA
- a CDS encoding peptidylprolyl isomerase, translated as MRLLLTLLLAATLSFAASHPKVLLQTTQGDLTLELYEDVAPMAVENFTTHVKNGYYNGLIFHRIIKNFMVQGGDPTGTGMGGESVWKKPFKDEFKSGVVFDNAGILAMANSGPRTNGSQFFITTAPTPWLNGYHTIFGRVVSGMDTLGKLNNVQTNGQRSGDKPLQPQKIIKATLLP; from the coding sequence ATGCGATTACTACTTACCTTATTGTTGGCAGCAACTCTCTCTTTTGCCGCTTCCCACCCGAAAGTTCTACTTCAAACCACACAAGGTGATCTCACCTTGGAACTTTATGAAGATGTAGCCCCAATGGCGGTTGAGAACTTTACAACGCACGTTAAAAACGGCTATTACAACGGTCTTATCTTTCACCGTATCATCAAAAATTTTATGGTTCAAGGGGGTGATCCGACCGGTACCGGTATGGGTGGCGAGTCTGTTTGGAAAAAACCCTTTAAAGATGAATTTAAATCGGGTGTCGTATTTGATAACGCCGGTATTTTAGCGATGGCAAATTCCGGTCCACGCACCAATGGAAGTCAGTTTTTTATCACGACTGCCCCGACACCATGGCTCAACGGATACCACACCATCTTCGGACGTGTCGTATCCGGAATGGATACGCTAGGAAAACTCAATAACGTTCAGACCAACGGTCAACGCAGCGGTGACAAACCGCTCCAACCTCAAAAAATCATTAAAGCTACTTTGCTCCCGTAA
- the msrB gene encoding peptide-methionine (R)-S-oxide reductase MsrB translates to MSKIIKSDEEWRALLSNEAYQVARQHGTERAFSGEYAAFKGDGIYTCVCCGTPLFDSTAKFDSGTGWPSYDRPITPNALEEKRDSNHGMVRVEVLCATCDAHLGHVFPDGPSTTGLRYCINSVCLNFIPRSQES, encoded by the coding sequence ATGTCAAAGATTATTAAAAGTGACGAAGAGTGGCGTGCCCTCCTCTCAAACGAAGCCTATCAAGTTGCACGGCAGCATGGAACAGAACGAGCTTTTAGCGGAGAGTATGCTGCGTTCAAAGGTGATGGTATCTATACCTGTGTGTGCTGCGGCACACCTTTATTTGATTCTACCGCTAAATTTGACTCAGGTACAGGATGGCCGAGTTATGATCGTCCTATTACCCCTAATGCCCTCGAAGAAAAACGTGACTCCAACCATGGTATGGTCCGTGTCGAAGTGCTATGCGCAACATGCGATGCTCATTTGGGACACGTTTTCCCTGACGGTCCAAGCACTACGGGCTTACGCTATTGTATCAATTCCGTTTGTCTCAACTTTATCCCACGTTCACAGGAGTCTTAA
- a CDS encoding HU family DNA-binding protein: MNKAQFVELVQKSGGYKTKVEAETAIKAFTEAVTAALVAKDEVSLVGFGSFASSLQKGKSGKVPGTSKTYSTADKMVPKFKPGKSLKDSVAAGK, encoded by the coding sequence ATGAATAAAGCGCAATTCGTAGAGTTGGTTCAAAAAAGCGGTGGTTACAAAACAAAAGTTGAAGCTGAAACAGCTATTAAAGCTTTCACAGAAGCGGTAACTGCAGCTCTTGTTGCGAAAGACGAAGTTTCATTGGTAGGATTCGGAAGTTTCGCATCTTCTCTTCAAAAAGGGAAAAGCGGTAAAGTTCCAGGAACTAGCAAAACTTACAGCACTGCTGATAAAATGGTTCCTAAATTCAAACCAGGCAAAAGTCTTAAAGACAGCGTAGCAGCAGGAAAATAA
- a CDS encoding DNA-binding protein yields MEMSDLFNLLHNAIEAQHNGKKISQKEMASTLGISMRTYQDWRLGNAKPQAAKAVLNMLGMLEDDEIIRVVRKINKLGDKS; encoded by the coding sequence ATGGAAATGAGCGACCTCTTTAATCTTCTGCACAATGCCATTGAGGCGCAACACAACGGTAAGAAGATTTCCCAAAAAGAGATGGCTTCAACGCTCGGTATTTCCATGCGGACCTATCAGGACTGGAGATTGGGTAATGCCAAACCCCAAGCGGCCAAAGCCGTCTTGAACATGCTAGGAATGCTCGAGGATGATGAGATCATCCGAGTGGTTCGAAAAATAAATAAGTTAGGGGATAAATCATGA
- the pyk gene encoding pyruvate kinase: MQKRTKILATVGPASDSVETLTALIKAGVNVFRLNFSHGTHEYHSKVLSNIRTAMRETGLLVGVLQDISGPKIRVGMLNEDFYFESGDRLDFQYEPCTGMKVGAHHYRLSINKSDILRMLNVDDAVYLHDGNIRARIVGINGECVQTKIENKGKLSSNKGLNFPNTRLGIEILTEKDKADIAWGVANNVDFMAISFVQNAEDMIKAREVVRSCGGEVQLFAKIEKFDAVENIDEILRQADGIMVARGDLGIEVPYYRVPTIQKMLIDKANEHSKPVITATQMLLSMTEKDIATRAEISDVANAVLDGTDAVMLSEESAIGHNPVLVVETMVNTIQAIEEIYPFGKFDFGYDDSMDVVNESAVRLGDSLSAEGIIAMTTSGSSAKKLSRYRPRMTIYAATHEERVARLLTIVWGVVPAYLIKKGRIEEMLSDIIQSGLNRSIIDKSQTYIFTAGYPIGTPGTTNIIRILRENEITFFGETKSHPIKSKKSEESRISTLF, from the coding sequence ATGCAAAAACGGACCAAAATTTTAGCAACAGTCGGACCGGCTTCGGATAGTGTTGAAACTCTCACCGCTTTAATTAAAGCGGGTGTGAACGTTTTTCGTCTCAATTTTTCGCATGGAACCCATGAATATCATTCAAAAGTACTCAGCAATATCCGCACCGCAATGCGTGAAACCGGTTTGCTTGTCGGGGTGCTGCAAGATATCAGCGGGCCGAAGATCCGTGTCGGTATGCTCAATGAAGATTTTTATTTTGAGAGCGGCGATCGGCTCGATTTTCAGTATGAACCTTGTACGGGGATGAAAGTTGGAGCACATCATTACCGCCTTTCCATTAACAAAAGCGATATTCTCCGTATGCTCAATGTGGATGATGCCGTATATTTGCACGATGGGAACATTCGTGCCCGTATCGTCGGGATAAACGGCGAATGCGTTCAGACTAAAATCGAAAACAAAGGGAAACTTTCTTCCAACAAAGGGCTTAATTTTCCCAATACACGACTCGGTATCGAAATTTTGACTGAAAAAGACAAAGCGGATATAGCATGGGGGGTGGCTAATAACGTCGATTTTATGGCCATTTCGTTTGTTCAAAATGCCGAAGATATGATCAAGGCGCGTGAAGTTGTCCGCTCTTGCGGCGGAGAGGTTCAGCTTTTTGCAAAAATCGAAAAATTCGATGCGGTTGAAAATATCGATGAAATTTTGCGTCAGGCGGATGGAATAATGGTCGCGCGGGGAGATTTGGGGATTGAGGTTCCCTATTACCGTGTCCCTACCATTCAAAAAATGCTGATCGATAAAGCGAATGAACACTCTAAACCGGTTATTACCGCAACACAGATGTTGTTATCGATGACCGAAAAAGATATAGCGACACGGGCAGAGATCAGTGATGTCGCCAATGCGGTGCTCGATGGAACGGATGCCGTGATGCTCTCTGAGGAGAGTGCAATCGGACATAATCCGGTTTTGGTCGTCGAAACGATGGTCAATACGATTCAAGCGATTGAGGAGATTTATCCGTTCGGAAAATTTGACTTTGGGTATGATGATTCGATGGATGTGGTCAATGAATCGGCGGTGCGCTTGGGTGATTCGCTGAGCGCAGAGGGGATCATTGCGATGACAACATCGGGTTCATCGGCGAAAAAACTCTCCCGCTACCGTCCTCGAATGACGATTTATGCTGCAACACATGAAGAGAGAGTTGCCCGTTTACTGACGATTGTATGGGGTGTCGTGCCTGCGTATCTCATCAAAAAAGGGCGTATTGAAGAGATGTTGAGCGATATTATTCAAAGCGGTTTGAACCGGAGTATCATCGATAAAAGCCAAACCTATATTTTTACGGCAGGATATCCGATAGGAACGCCGGGGACAACCAATATTATCCGAATTTTACGTGAAAACGAGATTACTTTTTTTGGAGAGACGAAGTCGCACCCGATCAAAAGCAAAAAAAGTGAGGAGAGTAGAATCTCTACCTTGTTTTAG
- the cmoA gene encoding carboxy-S-adenosyl-L-methionine synthase CmoA gives MKTDTVFTKPISKQFEFDAEVAAVFDDMLLRSVPFYKESQALTRHFAMNALASGGIVYDLGCSTASLLLEIERSIGKREDIRLVGIDNSAAMITHARKKIEVYGSSVELYEGDILQFPYEKAQVIISNYTLQFIRPMVRDSLVRTISDTLNEGGVFIFSEKVVSEDPKLNKELIDCYYDFKKVQGYSEYEIVQKREALENVLIPYTMNENIQMAKNNGFKTCEVLFRWANFATFIAIK, from the coding sequence ATGAAAACCGATACCGTATTTACCAAACCCATCTCAAAACAGTTTGAATTTGATGCTGAAGTGGCAGCCGTATTTGATGATATGCTTCTTCGATCTGTCCCTTTTTATAAAGAGTCACAGGCACTAACCCGTCATTTTGCCATGAATGCTCTTGCTTCAGGGGGGATTGTCTATGATTTGGGGTGTTCCACTGCATCCTTGTTACTGGAGATTGAACGCTCTATCGGGAAAAGGGAAGATATTCGCCTTGTCGGAATTGATAATTCTGCTGCGATGATTACCCATGCCCGTAAAAAAATCGAAGTATACGGTTCGTCAGTCGAACTTTATGAGGGCGATATTCTCCAATTTCCTTATGAAAAAGCCCAAGTTATCATCAGCAATTACACATTGCAGTTTATCCGGCCGATGGTTCGAGACTCATTGGTGCGTACCATCAGTGATACATTGAACGAGGGCGGTGTTTTTATTTTCAGTGAAAAAGTAGTGAGTGAAGATCCGAAATTAAACAAAGAGCTGATCGATTGCTATTATGATTTTAAAAAAGTGCAAGGATACAGTGAGTATGAGATTGTACAAAAGCGTGAAGCGCTCGAAAACGTTCTCATCCCTTATACGATGAATGAAAATATTCAGATGGCGAAGAATAACGGTTTTAAAACCTGTGAAGTTCTTTTCAGATGGGCAAATTTCGCAACGTTTATCGCGATTAAATAA